From Asterias amurensis chromosome 3, ASM3211899v1, a single genomic window includes:
- the LOC139934593 gene encoding uncharacterized protein gives MGKTQRQAKTKSEFGTASASSSSAEVSPKTSRKRSRRSSSSKSKKSHKRSKHEKTKTRRKNWSADLDKRYKIMKSAVEDVIENKMTIRNAAEKWDVKRSTLADRVSGKVGIGRRSGPPSILTRAEEQMLAEWIISMAHRGYGVNKKKLLKTVKKILDKDKRKTILKKHRNMPGNKWYRQFVKRNPQVGMVSCSQGRLKMDLTSENLPQPTAGVNIEALKTLEAMVSDTDTDSEYESDSEAESEESEEESEAESVSQSVNHNGFGTEVEVVPESEVYQELDDETLLELTVEPVISVGNTVTITTSE, from the exons ATGGGTAAGACTCAACGCCAGGCAAAAACTAAGTCCGAATTCGGTACAGCATCGGCATCCTCATCGTCAGCTGAGGTTAGTCCCAAGACGTCTAGAAAAAGAAGCCGTCGATCTAGTTCCAGTAAGAGCAAGAAGAGTCACAAAAGGAGCAAACATGAAAAGACAAAGACGAGAAGAAAAAACTG GTCTGCTGATTTGGACAAGAGATATAAGATAATGAAGTCAGCTGTGGAAGATGTCATAGAGAACAAGATGACAATACGCAACGCCGCAGAGAAATGGGATGTGAAGCGTTCTACACTGGCTGACCGCGTCTCGGGTAAAGTTGGCATTGGTAGAAGAAGCGGTCCACCATCAATCCTAACCAGGGCCGAGGAACAAATGCTGGCAGAGTGGATTATAAGTATGGCCCATCGAGGCTACGGAGTCAACAAGAAGAAACTCCTGAAGACTGTAAAGAAGATTTTGGACAAGGACAAGCGGAAGACGATTCTTAAGAAGCACCGGAACATGCCTGGGAACAAGTGGTACCGTCAGTTTGTGAAGAGGAACCCACAAGTTGGAATGGTATCATGTAGCCAGGGCAGGCTCAAGATGGATTTAACCAGTGAGAACCTACCCCAGCCAACTGCTGGTGTGAATATCGAAGCCCTTAAAACTCTTGAAGCGATGGTTTCAGACACGGACACTGACAGCGAGTACGAGTCAGACTCTGAAGCCGAATCTGAGGAATCGGAGGAGGAGAGCGAGGCTGAATCGGTGTCGCAGAGTGTGAACCACAATGGTTTCGGAACTGAAGTGGAGGTTGTCCCAGAATCGGAAGTGTACCAAGAATTGGACGATGAAACGCTACTTGAATTAACAGTGGAGCCTGTCATTTCAGTCGGCAATACAGTCACAATCACAACGTCAGAGTGA